The DNA window TCACCTCGCGTGACACAATGATACACATCATCGCGCCGATTTCCGCTTTCCATCAAGGGACGCCTGGACGCCCGCCACCTTCGAATTGCGACCATATTATGCTCATCATATGGTTGGGGCGAGGGCGAGCGTGGCGCCGCCCGTGACTGGAGGGAGCGTCGATGGATGCCTACATCGTGGATGCGGTGCGTACCCCGCGGGCCCGGGCCAAGCCTGGGAAGGGGGCCCTCAGTGGGCTCCACCCGCAGGAGTTGATGGCCCAGACGTTGAAGCAGCTTCCGCTGCGCACCGGCATCGACGTGGCGGAGGTGGACGACGTGGTGGTGGGGGTCGTCTCGCAAATCGAGGCCCAGGGCGCGAACCTCGCGCGCAACGCGGTCCTCGCCGCGGGCTGGCCCATTGGCATTCCGGGCTTCAGCCTCAATCGCTTCTGTGGCTCGGGGCTCCAGTCCCTGTCGCTGGCGGCCATGGGCGTGGCGTCCGGCGCACAGCACCTGGTCATCGCGGGCGGTGTCGAGCAGATGAGCCGGTATGGCCTCAATGCCGACGGCGGCGGCACGGATGGCGGCAACGTCGACCTGCGCGAGCGCTTCTTCCAGGTCCCCCAGGGCATCTCCTCGGACCTCATCGCGACGCTGGAGGGCTTCACGCGGCAGGAGCTGGATGCGTGGGGACTGCGCTCGCAGCAGCACGCGGTGCTCGCCCAGAAGGAGGGCCGGTTCGCCCGAAGCCTGTTCCCGGTGAAGAACCCGCACACGGGAGAGGTGTTGCTCGCGGCGGATGATTCTCCGCGAGCCGACACGACGGCGGAGAAGCTGGCCGCCCTCGCGCCGTCCTTCGTGCAACTGGGGGCCCGCGTCGAAGGGCCTGGGGGCGAGACGTTGGATGCGCTGGCGCTGCGGGCCTATCCCCGGGCGGGCGCGGTGCGCCACCTGCACACGGCGGGCACCGCGAGTGGCATCGCGGACGGCGCGGGTGCCGTGCTGGTGGCGTCGCGGGAGTACCTGCGTGCGCATGGTTTGAAGGCGCGTGCTCGCGTGAGGTCCGTGGCGGCGGTGGGCAGTGACCCGGTGCTGATGTTGACCGGGCCGGCGCTGGCCGCGCGCAAGGCACTGGATGCCGCGGGGCTGACGACTCGCGACATCGACCTCTGGGAAATCAACGAAGCGTTCGCGGCCGTGGTGCTACAGACGGCGCGGGCGTTGGAGCTCGACCTGGACCGCGTCAACGTCAACGGAGGGGCCATCGCCCTGGGGCATCCCCTGGGCGCGACGGGGAGCATCCTGGTCGGCACCGCCCTGGATGAGCTCGAGCGGCGGGGCCAGTCGCTCGCGCTGGTGACGTTGTGCACCAGTGGAGGTCAAGCGGTGGCGGCCGTGCTCGAGCGCCACTGAGCCTGTCTGACCAAACAGCATTCGCATCAGCATGGGGAGCTCCCGGAGTGTTGGGACTGGGAGCTTCAGTGCGCGAGCGCGGGCGTGACGCGGTTGCGCTCGGCCTGCGCCGACTGGGTGGACTTGAGCGCCTCCTCACGCGCGGCGGTGTCCAGGTCCTCCAGGCCCTTCTCCAACTGCGTGCCCACGAAGGACTCCATGAAGCCGAAGCCCATCATCGCCTTCCCCATGAAGGTGTTCGGGCCCGACATGCTCCAGGTGACCTGGGTGGTGTTGTTGCTCGAGGCGAGGACGAACTCGGCCTGGTTGACGGCGGCGAAGGGCTCGATGAACTCGAGGCGGATGGTGATGCGCTCACCGGGCTTGCTGTCGACGATGGTCATCCGGCCCGCGCCGATGTTCTTGTTCCCCTTCCACGCGTAGCCCGCGCCCACGCCTTCCGCGGCGCCTTCATAGGTGCGCTCCATGTTGGGGTCGACCTTCTCGTACGGCGACCACTGGGGCCACTTCGAGAAGTTGTTGATGAGCGCGTGCACGACTTCCGGCGAGGCCTGGATGGACCTCGTGCGGGAGATGAGGAACGAATCAGGACGCGTGACGATGAAGACAATCAAGCCGGCGATGAGCACGACGACAGCGGAACCAATGAGCTTGGCCATGTGAGTTTCTCCTTGTGGGAAGCGTCGGGAATAGGGGAGTCGGCCGGGTCTCCGGAGGACTCCGCCATGGGTTTGAATCCCGCCTTCAATGCGGCGACGAAATGGCCTTGGGGCGATCGACATGACCCCTGTTTTTCCCCTCTT is part of the Myxococcus landrumus genome and encodes:
- a CDS encoding acetyl-CoA C-acyltransferase, whose translation is MDAYIVDAVRTPRARAKPGKGALSGLHPQELMAQTLKQLPLRTGIDVAEVDDVVVGVVSQIEAQGANLARNAVLAAGWPIGIPGFSLNRFCGSGLQSLSLAAMGVASGAQHLVIAGGVEQMSRYGLNADGGGTDGGNVDLRERFFQVPQGISSDLIATLEGFTRQELDAWGLRSQQHAVLAQKEGRFARSLFPVKNPHTGEVLLAADDSPRADTTAEKLAALAPSFVQLGARVEGPGGETLDALALRAYPRAGAVRHLHTAGTASGIADGAGAVLVASREYLRAHGLKARARVRSVAAVGSDPVLMLTGPALAARKALDAAGLTTRDIDLWEINEAFAAVVLQTARALELDLDRVNVNGGAIALGHPLGATGSILVGTALDELERRGQSLALVTLCTSGGQAVAAVLERH
- a CDS encoding SRPBCC family protein, giving the protein MAKLIGSAVVVLIAGLIVFIVTRPDSFLISRTRSIQASPEVVHALINNFSKWPQWSPYEKVDPNMERTYEGAAEGVGAGYAWKGNKNIGAGRMTIVDSKPGERITIRLEFIEPFAAVNQAEFVLASSNNTTQVTWSMSGPNTFMGKAMMGFGFMESFVGTQLEKGLEDLDTAAREEALKSTQSAQAERNRVTPALAH